In one window of Helianthus annuus cultivar XRQ/B chromosome 17, HanXRQr2.0-SUNRISE, whole genome shotgun sequence DNA:
- the LOC110925137 gene encoding uncharacterized protein LOC110925137 gives MTRDRSQLWTATMLLPDGKVRIDDLELHHVLDLCAAPGAKLCMILELLGNSGFVTGADMARHRLAACRTLVQKYLHVESRPGTDIYGRHFRVVGLSKTDLFKIVSTPEISLYDYDKCIGEVC, from the exons ATGACTAGGGATCGGTCACAACTTTGGACGGCGACGATGCTATTACCTGATGGCAAGGTAAGGATCGATGACCTAGAGCTTC ATCACGTTCTTGATCTTTGTGCTGCTCCAG GTGCTAAACTTTGCATGATATTAGAACTGCTTGGAAACTCAGGTTTCGTAACCGGTGCCGATATGGCAAGACACCGATTAGCCGCTTGTAGAACTCTGGTCCAGAAATACTTACATG TTGAATCAAGACCCGGAACTGATATTTATGGGCGGCATTTTAGGGTTGTTGGGTTGAGTAAAACCGATTTGTTTAAAATTGTTTCAACTCCTGAGATCTCACTATACGATTATGATAAG TGCATTGGTGAAGTTTGTTAA